Part of the Candidatus Poribacteria bacterium genome, CCAAAAATCGTGCTGAGAACATTAAGCGAATAAACGATCAACAGAACCTCGGCGCGACATTTTTTGTCGGCATTGAAGGGGGCGTTCTTCAACTGCAGGATAGATGGTTTAGTGTGAATGTCGTTTATATTTTAGATCACCACACTCGAGACAGTTTTGCCACGACAGGACTTTATGAATTGCCGGGTGCGATATCGGAAGACCTTCTGATCGAAAAAGGATTGGGACGTGCCATGGGTGAACTTGCCAATGATACCTACGCCGCACGCGAACACGGCACTGCTGGGTTTTTGACACGTGGTAAAATTGACAGATTCCAAAATCAGGTCCAAGGTATAACTTTAGCGTTAATTCCTTTTGTTAATGACACTCTTTATTTTCCTGCTTCCTGATGGGCAGCACAGATAGATTCACTCCCAAGAACGGTAGGCGAGGTTTGTAACCTCGCCAGCGAAGGGTGCGGAGATCCTAACCACGCAAAGTCTAATCTATTTCCCATTCCTGCAGCCCGGTTGGCACAGGATCGGGACGTTCCGTCGTGCTTTCGATGACGACGTGTTCACCCGTTTCCGAGGACTTATCAAAGGCACACATCACCTCAAGCACATGATACGCCAGCGCACCGTTTGCACGATGCATCCGTCCTGAACCGATAGCAGACACCATGTCGATGACCCCAATCATCCGAGCATTATTCGGGAGCGCGATTTCCTCTTCTCCCCAATCGCCACCCGCCGGGCAGACATTTACGGGACCCCCGAAACCGTTCGGATCAGGCACCGTCATTGATCCAGTTTCACCGTAGATTTCGATACACGGAAGACTGTGTCGCCACATGTCGAAACTCATAATCATTGTGATGATCGCACCGTTCTGGAATTCGATTGAGCCGGTGAGGTGGGTTGTAATTTTGACAGGGATACGTAAACCGCGCACGGCTTGACTCGTCGCGACGCGTTCTTCAAAGGCTTTCGTCGTAATCGCGGCGACGCGTTTGACGGGACCGAGAATATTGACAAGGGCAGTCACGTAGTAAGGTCCCATGTCCAGCATTGGTCCACCGCCGAGGTCGTAGTAAAAGGCGGGATTTGGATGCCAACTTTCGTGTCCGTGTCCGCACATAAAAGCGGTGCCAGCGATAGGTTTCCCAATTTTCCCCGCGTCCAGTGTTTGTCGAGAAGTCTGGATACCCGCACCGAGGAAAGTATCGGGTGCCGATCCGACGCGTAATCCCTTTTCAGCGGCGGTATCAATGAGTTGTTTTCCGCTCTCGGTGTCCACACCGAGCGGTTTTTCGCTATAGACGTGTTTTCCGGCTTCTAAGACTTGTAAGCCGACTTCAACGTGTGCACGCGGGATAGTGAGGTTCACGACGAGTTCGATCTCATCGTCTACGAGCAATTCATCGACAGGGCATGCGTGGGAGTTATATTTCTCGGCTTGCGCCTGTGCGGATTCCATTCGGAGGTCGGCACAGGCTTTGATTTCTAAAATGTCAGTTTTTCGTGCCCCTTCAAAGTAGGCACTGCTGATTGTTCCACAACCAATAATTCCAATCTTCATATACTATGTTTGCCTTTCAGATGCTTTAGCACAGGTATGGTTTACACTCGTAGGTTGGGTTGAACGGAGCATAAAAAATCAACGTATTTACCGCGGGGGATTTCGTGATCCCAAGATGCTTTAAGATACCAAAACCTGAGTGAACCCAACACTTCATCACGTGCGCCTATTTGGTGGAGATGTTGGGTTTCACTATCTATCGTCTAATAACACTCACATCAGTCCTGCAGAATTTCTGTTGGATGAATAGTGTTTTGTCCTCCCGTTCAACCCAACCTACATAGAGGCTCAGTACGATTAGGAACGGTAGGATTGTGTCCACAGTGTTAGTCAGCGGCTTCAGTCTTTTCATCGGACGCAACATGGAGTTGATGCCCCTGTTCCTTGAACTCTTCGCTCTTTTCGACCATCCCTTCTGTAAGGGCATCCTCAGCGGTGATACCTTTCTCCTCCGCATATTTACGGACATCTTCCGTAATTTTCATAGAGCAGAAATGCGGACCACACATAGAGCAGAAATGAACGGTTTTTGCGGATTCACTCGGAAGGGTTTCGTCGTGATATTCACGGGCGGTCTCTGGATCGAGGCTGAGATTGAACTGATCTTCCCAGCGGAACTCGAAACGTGCTTTCGACAACACGTTGTCGCGTTCCTGCGCACCCGGATGTCCCTTCGCGAGGTCAGCGGCGTGCGCGGCGATCTTGTAAGTGATGACACCTTCCTTCACATCGTCTCTGTTCGGCAGTCCGAGATGTTCCTTCGGGGTCACGTAGCAGAGCATCGCGCATCCAAACCATCCAATCATCGCGGCACCGATACCACTTGTGATGTGATCGTAGCCTGGGGCGACGTCGGTCGTCAAGGGACCGAGCGTATAAAACGGTGACTCGTCGCAATGTTTCAACTGCAGATCCATGTTCTCTTTAATCAGGTGCATTGGGATATGTCCGGGTCCCTCAATCATGACTTGACAATCGTGATCCCAAGCGATTTTCGTGAGTTCACCGAGTGTTTCCAGCTCTGCGAATTGTGCCTCGTCGTTTGCATCGGCGATCGCACCCGGGCGTAAGCCGTCACCAAGGGAGAAGGAGACATCATAAGCACGCATAATCTCGCAAATTTCGGAGAAATGGCTGTAGAGGAAACTCTCCTGATGATGTGAGAGACACCATTTCGCCATAATGCTGCCACCCCGCGAGACGATACCACAGGAGCGATTCGCCGTCAGCGGTATATATGCGAGACGAACACCGGCATGGATGGTAAAGTAATCAACGCCTTGTTCAGCTTGTTCGATAAGTGTGTCGCGATACGCCTCCCAACTGAGTTCCTCCGGTTTGCCACCGACCTTCTCCAGTGCCTGATAGATCGGGACTGTCCCGATAGGAACAGGCGAGTTACGAAGGATCCATTCTCGCGTCTCATGGATGTTTTTACCCGTTGAGAGATCCATCACCGTATCGGTTCCCCATTTCGTTGCCCATCGCATCTTTTCGACCTCTTCCTCGATTGAGGACGCGACAGCAGAGTTACCGATATTCGCATTGATTTTCACAAGGAAGTTTCTACCGATGATCATCGGTTCACTTTCGGGGTGGTTGATGTTCGCAGGGATAATTGCACGACCGCGCGCCACCTCATCTCGGACGAATTCTGGCGTAATATATTCAGGAATATATGCACCGAACGTCTCACCCGGATGTTGATGGTTCAATCGGTTGCGTGTCCGATAGTCGCCGTCGATAGCCTCGTAGGCTTTCGCTCTACCGAGGTTCTCGCGGATGGCGATATATTCCATCTCAGGTGTCACGATCCCACGTTTCGCATACGCCATCTGTGTAACAGCTTCGCCGTTCCTTGCGCGTAGCGGTTTCCGTTTCAAACCGGGGAAGTGCTTCAGTCCACCTTTTGATTCTGATCGCATACGGGCGTACTGTTCATGACCTCTCGTGAGATAACCGTTATCCTGTGGCTGGATCTCCCTGCCGTCGTATGTTTCAACATCGCCACGTGCCAGAATCCAGTCTTGCCGCACTGGTGGGATCCCTGATTCTACATCACAGGATTGTGAATCGTCGCCCCACGCACCGCTGGTATCGTAAACGCGCAATGGTTCATTTTCCTCAACCGTTCCGTCTGCTACCTGCGTCGCGGTGAGCGTAATTTCACGGAAAGGGACGCGGATATCGGAATGCAAATTACCGGAAGCGTATACTTTTCTACTACTCGGAAAGAAACCATTAGTTTTAGAACTCATGACTTTGACCTCCAATAGCCTCATCGTCATTCAGTTTGCATTTATGATGGATCCTAAAAATACATAGACATCTTAAAGAAACAACAATCCTCCTCCGCTGGCGTGGTTTCTAACCTCGTCTCTTTAGAGTGTCTAAGTAATTCTAAAATCTACCATATATATTTGCATTTACATAATTGTCTGTGCCACTGCCGCCTGTTATTCTGCAGCTTGGCTTTTCACATCGTATATCTTTCGCCTCAGTCGAAAAATCAATCTCTATTCCACTTAACATACTAACACAAGTTCGACATTTTCGCAAGTCGCATGACAATGGTAGCACGGGCATTTATGGTAGATTTTAGAATTACGTGAGTTTGATAATAAAAATTGCAAGGGACCCCGTAGGTGTTTTTGCTTGGGTGTTTCCGCCAGGTAGAGCGATGAAATTCCGAGAAACCTTCAGTTTCGCCATGAACGTCTCCTTTTTCAAAACACATTCAGAAAAATAAACACAGCGAAACCCGACAATCCACCGCGGTCCCTATGAAAATGAGGTACTCACGTTAGAATTACTTGGACATTGCGACTGATGGGTTTGCAGGCAGGTACAAGACCTGCCCCTACGAAATGTCTTGTTATTTTTAGGATTCACCATAAAAAGCCCTGATTTGTCAAAAAAATGATTGACAAACTACCAATCTATTGCTATGATTAAATCACAATTGAGGCAAAATTTGTTGTCGGTGCAACGAAGCATCGGCTAACGGAGATCCAACACCTTATAAGCACCTTGGAATGGAGAAAACAGTATGGGAAACCGGATTGAAATCGGTAATCTCAGGATAGATGAAAATTTGTACGCATTGATAAGAGATGAGATCGCACCCGGCACGGGTATAGAGCCAGATGCCTTCTGGAAAGCGTTCGGCGACATCATCGCAGCGTTCG contains:
- a CDS encoding DUF84 family protein, whose amino-acid sequence is MKVLVGSENPVKIQSVRDGFLTFFEHVEVEGIHVDTGVAEQPMNDETFEGAKNRAENIKRINDQQNLGATFFVGIEGGVLQLQDRWFSVNVVYILDHHTRDSFATTGLYELPGAISEDLLIEKGLGRAMGELANDTYAAREHGTAGFLTRGKIDRFQNQVQGITLALIPFVNDTLYFPAS
- a CDS encoding Gfo/Idh/MocA family oxidoreductase, whose translation is MKIGIIGCGTISSAYFEGARKTDILEIKACADLRMESAQAQAEKYNSHACPVDELLVDDEIELVVNLTIPRAHVEVGLQVLEAGKHVYSEKPLGVDTESGKQLIDTAAEKGLRVGSAPDTFLGAGIQTSRQTLDAGKIGKPIAGTAFMCGHGHESWHPNPAFYYDLGGGPMLDMGPYYVTALVNILGPVKRVAAITTKAFEERVATSQAVRGLRIPVKITTHLTGSIEFQNGAIITMIMSFDMWRHSLPCIEIYGETGSMTVPDPNGFGGPVNVCPAGGDWGEEEIALPNNARMIGVIDMVSAIGSGRMHRANGALAYHVLEVMCAFDKSSETGEHVVIESTTERPDPVPTGLQEWEID
- the thiC gene encoding phosphomethylpyrimidine synthase ThiC; translated protein: MSSKTNGFFPSSRKVYASGNLHSDIRVPFREITLTATQVADGTVEENEPLRVYDTSGAWGDDSQSCDVESGIPPVRQDWILARGDVETYDGREIQPQDNGYLTRGHEQYARMRSESKGGLKHFPGLKRKPLRARNGEAVTQMAYAKRGIVTPEMEYIAIRENLGRAKAYEAIDGDYRTRNRLNHQHPGETFGAYIPEYITPEFVRDEVARGRAIIPANINHPESEPMIIGRNFLVKINANIGNSAVASSIEEEVEKMRWATKWGTDTVMDLSTGKNIHETREWILRNSPVPIGTVPIYQALEKVGGKPEELSWEAYRDTLIEQAEQGVDYFTIHAGVRLAYIPLTANRSCGIVSRGGSIMAKWCLSHHQESFLYSHFSEICEIMRAYDVSFSLGDGLRPGAIADANDEAQFAELETLGELTKIAWDHDCQVMIEGPGHIPMHLIKENMDLQLKHCDESPFYTLGPLTTDVAPGYDHITSGIGAAMIGWFGCAMLCYVTPKEHLGLPNRDDVKEGVITYKIAAHAADLAKGHPGAQERDNVLSKARFEFRWEDQFNLSLDPETAREYHDETLPSESAKTVHFCSMCGPHFCSMKITEDVRKYAEEKGITAEDALTEGMVEKSEEFKEQGHQLHVASDEKTEAAD